From a region of the Mycobacteroides saopaulense genome:
- a CDS encoding anthranilate synthase family protein yields the protein MSGLLGRVLTGDAGPFALLYRPESGVPETVDVFTGEVTSVDRIADLPLRDNQVGHDLLALVPYRQIAERGFVAPDDGAPLLALAIEQQERAPLSEVLDRIPENPVVVGHSDFDIDDDEYARLAAGIISEEIGQGAGANFVLKRNLLVQLHDYSIHTALTLFRRLLEREKGAYWTFLVSTGEQVFIGATPERHISVQDSLAVMNPISGTYRYDANGPSLDAVMEFLADTKESDELYMVVDEELKMMARICPDGGQVHGPYLKEMARLAHTEYLISGVTDRDPREILAETMFAPTVTGSPLENACRVIQRYEPQGRRYYSGVAALISTDTAGVRQLDSAILIRTAEISPDGALTAGTGATIVRHSNPVSEAAETRSKAAGLLSVLTTRRELRSHPRVTEALASRNTGIGTFWLGHESGERAANLAGRTALVVDAEDTFTSMIGLQLRALGLRVDIRRFDEDIDPGSHDFLILGPGPGDPTAIDVPKIAALTALTKNALTQRVPFLSICLSHQVLCRQLGLPIRRREQPNQGVQRPIDLFGTERHVGFYNTFAAVTGGEWVDTPAGRIQISSDAVTGEVHALRAKRFASIQFHAESILTRDGVGIFGELLTPLATGVPVLA from the coding sequence ATGAGTGGGCTGCTTGGGCGCGTCCTGACCGGTGACGCCGGTCCATTCGCACTGTTGTACCGGCCGGAATCCGGCGTGCCGGAGACCGTCGACGTCTTCACCGGTGAGGTGACCTCTGTCGACCGGATTGCCGACCTGCCCTTGCGTGACAACCAGGTTGGGCATGATCTGCTTGCCCTGGTGCCCTATCGGCAGATCGCGGAGCGGGGATTTGTGGCTCCCGACGACGGCGCGCCGCTGCTGGCACTTGCGATCGAACAGCAGGAGCGTGCGCCGTTGTCCGAGGTGCTGGATCGTATCCCGGAAAATCCAGTGGTGGTCGGCCACAGCGACTTCGATATCGACGATGACGAGTACGCCCGGCTGGCCGCGGGGATCATCTCCGAGGAGATCGGCCAGGGAGCCGGCGCTAACTTCGTGCTCAAGCGCAACCTGCTGGTCCAGCTGCACGATTACTCGATTCACACCGCACTGACGCTCTTCCGCAGGCTGCTGGAACGTGAGAAGGGCGCGTACTGGACGTTCCTGGTGAGCACCGGAGAACAGGTCTTCATCGGCGCCACGCCCGAACGGCATATCAGCGTGCAGGATTCGTTGGCGGTGATGAACCCGATCAGTGGGACCTACCGATATGACGCCAACGGCCCGAGCCTGGATGCGGTGATGGAGTTTCTCGCCGACACCAAGGAATCCGATGAGCTGTACATGGTGGTGGACGAGGAGCTGAAGATGATGGCTCGCATTTGCCCCGACGGTGGTCAGGTGCACGGGCCATATCTGAAGGAGATGGCCCGTCTCGCGCATACCGAGTATTTGATTTCCGGTGTGACGGATCGAGATCCACGCGAGATTCTCGCTGAGACCATGTTCGCGCCCACCGTGACGGGAAGCCCGCTGGAGAACGCGTGCCGTGTCATCCAGCGGTATGAGCCCCAGGGCCGCAGGTACTACAGTGGAGTTGCGGCGCTGATCAGTACCGATACAGCCGGTGTGCGGCAACTGGATTCGGCGATCCTGATTCGTACCGCCGAGATCTCACCGGACGGAGCGCTGACCGCCGGTACCGGTGCGACCATCGTCCGCCACTCCAATCCCGTCAGCGAGGCCGCCGAAACACGCAGTAAGGCAGCGGGGTTGCTGTCCGTATTGACAACCCGACGTGAGCTACGCAGTCATCCCCGGGTGACGGAAGCCTTGGCCAGCCGCAATACCGGCATCGGAACCTTCTGGTTGGGGCACGAGTCAGGTGAGCGCGCGGCGAATCTGGCGGGACGTACCGCGCTGGTGGTCGACGCGGAGGACACGTTCACGTCGATGATCGGACTTCAGCTGCGGGCATTGGGGCTGCGCGTGGATATTCGCCGGTTTGACGAGGACATCGATCCCGGATCTCATGATTTCTTGATCCTGGGTCCGGGTCCTGGCGATCCCACGGCGATCGATGTACCGAAGATCGCGGCTCTTACCGCTTTGACGAAGAATGCTCTCACCCAACGTGTTCCGTTCCTGTCGATCTGCCTGAGTCACCAGGTGCTGTGTCGGCAACTCGGTCTGCCGATCCGGCGCAGGGAGCAGCCGAATCAGGGTGTTCAGCGGCCGATCGACCTGTTCGGCACCGAACGGCACGTGGGGTTCTACAACACCTTCGCCGCGGTGACCGGTGGCGAGTGGGTGGACACTCCGGCAGGACGGATACAGATCAGTTCCGACGCCGTGACGGGCGAGGTGCATGCGTTGCGCGCGAAGCGGTTTGCTTCGATACAGTTCCATGCCGAGTCCATCCTCACCAGAGACGGGGTAGGGATCTTCGGCGAGCTCTTGACGCCTCTGGCCACGGGGGTGCCGGTACTAGCATGA
- a CDS encoding amidohydrolase family protein — MRIDIHAHLWSDDYLALLDGYGRAGTDVHRRLGAGATREDLDGRFALMDEAGVDLQVLTATPASPHFEDEAAATESARFVNDEYARLASEYPGRFRALASLPLPHIPAALEELARAIDDLGMYGAAITTSVLGRSIADPIFDPVYEELNRRGAVLFVHPAGCGAESSLITDHSLTWSIGAPIEDTVAIMHLIVAGIPSRYPDMKIVTCHLGGALPMVLERAHRQVTEWEATHCPEAPKDAARRIWYDTVGHDHTPALQAAVASLGADRLVFGSDFPYQGGPRYVSSATYIQEGLSADEASLILDRNGAQLLGLTDWGTGRNADHS, encoded by the coding sequence GTGCGCATCGATATCCACGCTCACCTATGGTCCGACGATTACCTCGCACTGCTCGACGGATACGGGAGGGCGGGCACGGACGTGCACCGTCGTCTCGGAGCCGGCGCCACCCGGGAGGACCTCGACGGGCGTTTCGCTCTGATGGATGAGGCCGGTGTCGACCTGCAGGTCCTCACCGCGACGCCGGCATCGCCGCATTTCGAGGACGAGGCGGCAGCCACGGAGAGTGCACGGTTCGTGAACGACGAGTACGCGAGGCTCGCGAGTGAGTACCCCGGGCGGTTCCGTGCGCTGGCGTCACTGCCGCTACCGCACATCCCGGCCGCACTGGAGGAACTGGCGCGTGCGATCGACGATCTCGGCATGTACGGCGCGGCAATCACCACCTCGGTGCTGGGGAGATCGATCGCCGACCCGATCTTCGATCCGGTATACGAGGAGCTGAACCGCAGGGGTGCAGTACTTTTCGTACATCCTGCGGGGTGCGGCGCGGAGTCGTCACTGATCACCGATCACTCGCTCACCTGGTCGATCGGTGCGCCGATCGAGGACACGGTCGCGATCATGCATCTCATCGTCGCGGGTATTCCGTCGCGGTATCCGGACATGAAGATCGTGACATGCCATCTGGGTGGTGCACTGCCGATGGTGCTGGAGCGTGCGCACCGGCAGGTCACCGAGTGGGAGGCCACACACTGTCCGGAGGCGCCCAAGGACGCCGCCCGGCGGATTTGGTACGACACGGTCGGACATGACCACACCCCGGCACTACAGGCGGCCGTCGCGTCGTTGGGTGCTGATCGGCTGGTCTTCGGATCGGACTTCCCCTACCAAGGCGGCCCGCGGTACGTCAGCTCGGCGACCTATATCCAGGAAGGCCTGTCCGCCGACGAGGCGTCACTCATTCTCGATCGCAACGGCGCGCAGTTACTGGGACTGACTGATTGGGGCACGGGGCGCAACGCGGATCACTCGTGA
- a CDS encoding acyl-CoA thioesterase, producing MKGLPDMEGIPTLAEFPLHSHDKLRYADTDRQGHVNNAVFSTLLETGRVEFLHNSARPILDPNTAFVIARLEIDFLGEMLWPGQVTIGTTVDSVGRSSLKLRQAIFQEDRCVAQARSVIVLMDEKSRRSTPFSEEARACLLSPTDIAVAQGAHE from the coding sequence ATGAAAGGACTGCCGGATATGGAAGGCATTCCAACTCTTGCAGAATTTCCGCTGCATTCACACGATAAGCTGCGTTACGCCGACACAGACCGGCAGGGGCATGTCAATAACGCCGTCTTCTCCACTCTGCTGGAAACCGGGCGAGTCGAGTTTCTCCACAACAGTGCCAGGCCCATCCTTGATCCGAACACCGCATTTGTCATTGCTCGTTTGGAAATCGACTTCCTGGGCGAAATGCTGTGGCCGGGCCAAGTAACTATCGGTACCACCGTGGATTCCGTCGGACGCAGCTCACTCAAACTCCGTCAGGCTATTTTTCAGGAAGATCGCTGTGTCGCACAAGCCCGCTCCGTCATTGTCTTGATGGACGAAAAGTCACGCCGCTCGACACCATTCTCCGAGGAAGCTCGCGCCTGCCTTTTGTCGCCCACAGATATCGCTGTGGCACAGGGTGCTCACGAGTGA
- a CDS encoding aminotransferase class I/II-fold pyridoxal phosphate-dependent enzyme, producing the protein MSFLSLGPDELAAQHRLQQENYSRLKAKGLSLDLTRGKPAPEQLDLANGLLALPGEGDYLDGNGTDTRNYGGGNGLPELRAIFGELLGIAAPNLIAANNASLSLMHDVIVYSLLHGTVDSPRAWKDEPVLKFLCPAPGYDRHFAITESFGIEMIPVPLREDGPDVDLIEELVASDPAIKGMWSVPVFSNPTGTVYSWEVVRRLAQMNTAAPDFRLFWDNAYAVHTLTHDFVRNVDLLGLAETAGHPNRPLVFASTSKITFAGAGVSFMGGSLANIAWYLQHAGKRSIGPDKVNQLRHLRFFGDAEGVKLHMQKHQQILAPKFQLALEILDDRLSDSKIASWSEPKGGYFISLDVLDGTAKRTVALAKEAGIALTEAGATFPYRNDPHDRNIRLAPSFPPLETVGAAVDGLATCALLAATEKLLERDG; encoded by the coding sequence GTGTCGTTCCTGTCGCTCGGACCCGACGAACTCGCAGCTCAGCATCGCTTGCAGCAGGAGAACTACAGCCGGCTCAAGGCCAAGGGCCTGTCGCTGGACCTCACCCGCGGCAAGCCCGCGCCCGAGCAGTTGGATCTGGCCAACGGGCTGCTCGCGCTGCCCGGTGAGGGTGACTATCTCGATGGCAACGGCACCGATACGCGCAACTACGGTGGCGGTAACGGACTGCCGGAGCTGCGTGCCATCTTCGGCGAACTACTCGGCATCGCGGCGCCCAACCTGATCGCCGCGAACAATGCCAGCCTCTCGCTGATGCACGACGTGATCGTCTATTCGCTGCTGCACGGAACCGTTGACTCGCCTCGTGCCTGGAAAGACGAGCCGGTACTGAAGTTCTTGTGCCCGGCGCCCGGGTACGACCGTCACTTTGCGATCACCGAATCCTTCGGCATCGAGATGATCCCGGTCCCGCTGCGCGAGGACGGCCCCGACGTCGACCTCATCGAGGAACTCGTCGCCTCGGACCCCGCCATCAAGGGAATGTGGAGCGTTCCCGTCTTCTCCAACCCGACTGGAACCGTCTACTCCTGGGAAGTTGTGCGCCGGCTCGCCCAGATGAATACGGCCGCACCGGATTTCCGGCTGTTTTGGGACAACGCCTACGCCGTGCACACACTCACGCACGATTTCGTCAGGAATGTCGACCTGCTCGGTCTTGCGGAAACCGCCGGACACCCCAACCGCCCGTTGGTCTTTGCCTCCACCTCGAAGATCACCTTCGCCGGGGCGGGCGTCAGCTTTATGGGCGGATCGTTGGCCAACATCGCGTGGTACTTGCAGCACGCAGGCAAGCGCAGCATCGGGCCGGACAAGGTGAACCAGTTGCGACACCTGCGCTTCTTCGGCGACGCCGAGGGCGTCAAGCTGCACATGCAGAAGCATCAGCAGATTCTCGCGCCGAAATTCCAACTGGCGCTTGAGATCCTGGATGATCGGTTGAGTGATAGCAAGATCGCGTCCTGGAGCGAGCCCAAGGGCGGATACTTCATCAGCCTCGATGTTCTCGACGGCACCGCCAAGCGCACCGTGGCCCTGGCGAAGGAAGCCGGGATCGCGCTCACGGAGGCGGGCGCGACCTTCCCGTATCGAAACGACCCGCACGACAGAAACATTCGGCTGGCACCGTCATTCCCGCCGCTGGAGACCGTCGGCGCCGCCGTCGACGGCCTTGCCACGTGCGCTCTGCTGGCGGCAACCGAGAAGCTGCTGGAGCGCGACGGCTAG
- a CDS encoding DNA polymerase III subunits gamma/tau: MALYRKYRPATFAEVVGQEHVTGPLTTALDAGRINHAYLFSGPRGCGKTSSARILARSLNCVQGPTSTPCGTCESCVALAPNGSGNVDVIELDAASHGGVDDTRELRDRAFYAPAQSRYRIFIIDEAHMVTTAGFNALLKIVEEPPEHLIFVFATTEPEKVLPTIRSRTHHYPFRLLAPKTMRTLVEGICAQENVSVDDPVYPLVIRAGAGSPRDTLSVLDQLLAGADEERVTYQRALSLLGVTDIALIDDAVDALAAGDGAAVFGAIEGVMDAGHDPRRFGTDLLERFRDLIVLQAVPDAVERGVVDAPQDVLERMREQAERIGPATLTRYAEVLHAGLGEMRGATAPRLLLEVVCARLLLPSATDAESAVLQRVERIEKRLDMSVPEAAGVGAAPRFVRKSQAPAVAQAQESAPEPVVPDLVPAPAPEPPAPPPPQAPAPAPEPAPGPEPEPAPPAPEPTPEPPAPPAPAPEPEPAPEPEPAPAPEPRQPGALDTTAVRNAWAEIRSKVRDRSRTTEVMLSGATVRAIEGKTLVLSHDSPPLAKRITESRNAEVIREALKDALGVDWEIRCEAGSAEAAAPAAASRPAKAAPRVVTRPSRPTPEPAPEPEPEPEPSSPEDDEEQMLAEAGQSEAGPRRDPEEVALELLQNELGARKIDPN, translated from the coding sequence GTGGCCCTGTACCGCAAGTATCGCCCGGCGACCTTCGCCGAAGTTGTCGGCCAGGAGCATGTCACCGGACCGTTGACCACTGCCCTGGACGCCGGCCGGATCAACCACGCCTACCTGTTCTCGGGGCCCCGTGGCTGCGGTAAGACATCTTCCGCCCGCATCCTGGCCCGCTCGCTGAACTGTGTGCAGGGGCCCACCTCGACACCCTGTGGGACCTGCGAATCATGTGTTGCACTGGCTCCCAACGGCTCGGGGAACGTTGACGTCATCGAACTCGACGCCGCCAGCCACGGTGGTGTCGACGACACCCGCGAGCTGCGTGACCGTGCTTTCTATGCGCCCGCCCAGTCGCGCTATCGCATCTTCATCATCGACGAAGCGCACATGGTCACCACTGCCGGCTTCAATGCGCTGCTCAAGATCGTCGAAGAGCCGCCCGAACACCTGATCTTCGTCTTCGCGACCACCGAACCCGAGAAGGTGTTGCCGACCATCCGGTCGCGTACTCACCACTACCCCTTCCGGCTGCTGGCGCCCAAGACGATGCGCACCCTCGTCGAGGGCATCTGTGCCCAGGAGAATGTCTCGGTCGACGACCCGGTGTATCCGCTGGTTATCCGTGCCGGTGCTGGGTCACCTCGTGACACCCTGTCGGTGCTTGACCAGTTGCTTGCCGGTGCGGACGAGGAGCGCGTCACCTATCAGCGGGCGCTCTCGCTGCTGGGTGTCACCGATATCGCGTTGATCGACGACGCGGTAGACGCGCTTGCCGCCGGTGATGGCGCGGCGGTGTTCGGAGCGATCGAAGGTGTGATGGATGCCGGGCACGACCCGCGGCGCTTTGGTACCGACCTGCTGGAGCGCTTCCGCGATCTGATTGTGCTGCAAGCTGTTCCAGATGCCGTGGAACGCGGTGTGGTCGACGCTCCGCAGGATGTGCTCGAGCGTATGCGTGAACAGGCCGAGCGCATCGGTCCGGCCACATTGACTCGCTACGCCGAGGTGTTGCATGCCGGGCTGGGTGAGATGCGCGGTGCCACGGCGCCGCGGCTGCTGCTGGAAGTGGTGTGTGCCAGACTGCTGCTGCCCTCGGCTACGGATGCCGAATCGGCTGTGCTGCAACGTGTCGAGCGCATCGAGAAGCGATTGGACATGTCGGTCCCTGAGGCTGCGGGCGTGGGTGCGGCACCGAGGTTTGTGCGCAAGTCGCAGGCGCCCGCTGTCGCCCAGGCGCAGGAATCTGCTCCCGAGCCCGTAGTGCCGGATCTCGTGCCAGCTCCGGCACCGGAGCCACCGGCCCCCCCACCACCGCAGGCACCCGCTCCCGCTCCAGAACCAGCCCCTGGTCCCGAGCCAGAACCAGCACCCCCGGCTCCGGAGCCAACGCCGGAGCCCCCCGCGCCGCCTGCGCCTGCCCCGGAACCGGAACCGGCCCCAGAACCGGAACCAGCTCCGGCGCCCGAGCCGCGTCAGCCCGGCGCTCTCGACACCACAGCCGTACGCAACGCCTGGGCTGAGATTCGTTCCAAGGTGAGAGACCGCAGTCGCACCACCGAGGTCATGCTCTCCGGTGCCACCGTTCGGGCAATCGAGGGCAAAACCCTTGTGCTGTCCCATGATTCGCCGCCGTTGGCTAAGCGCATCACCGAGTCGCGTAACGCCGAGGTGATCCGGGAGGCGCTCAAGGACGCACTCGGTGTGGACTGGGAGATCCGTTGTGAGGCCGGCAGCGCGGAGGCAGCGGCGCCCGCGGCCGCCTCTCGGCCGGCCAAGGCCGCCCCGCGGGTGGTCACCCGGCCCAGCCGCCCGACGCCCGAACCGGCGCCAGAACCCGAGCCGGAGCCGGAGCCTTCGTCACCCGAGGATGACGAAGAGCAGATGCTCGCCGAGGCGGGACAGAGTGAGGCCGGCCCGCGACGCGACCCGGAAGAGGTTGCGCTGGAACTACTTCAGAACGAGCTGGGCGCGCGCAAGATCGATCCCAACTAG
- a CDS encoding class I SAM-dependent methyltransferase: MTTTQAKNERGENGRLSLAEILEIMAAGDLPLRFSAYDGSTAGPENAELGLDLLTPRGTTYLATAPGDLGLARAYVSGDIEMQGVHPGDPYELLKAMADRLDFKRPPARVLANIVRSIGFEHLRPIAPPPQEALPRWRRVVEGFRHSKTRDSEAIHHHYDVSNAFYEWVLGSSMTYTCACYPHPEATLEEAQENKYRLVFDKLALTSGDRLLDVGCGWGSMVRYAARRGVRAIGVTLSAEQAAWAQKAIADEGLSDLAEVRHADYRDTTEREFDAVSSIGLTEHIGIANYPAYFRFLQSRLKTGGLLLNHCITRPDNRTSAVAGYFIDRYVFPDGELTGSGKIITEIQNVGLEVLHEENLRHHYALTLKEWCANLVEHWDEAVAEVGEATAKVWGLYMAGSRLGFERNVVQLHQVLATKLDERGGSALPLRPWWQP, encoded by the coding sequence ATGACCACAACTCAGGCCAAGAACGAGCGCGGCGAGAACGGCAGACTCTCGCTGGCCGAGATTCTCGAGATCATGGCAGCCGGCGATCTGCCCCTGCGCTTCAGCGCGTACGACGGCAGCACTGCCGGCCCGGAGAATGCCGAACTGGGACTCGACCTACTGACACCGCGCGGCACAACGTATTTGGCGACCGCGCCCGGTGACCTTGGGCTGGCACGCGCGTATGTCTCCGGCGATATCGAAATGCAAGGGGTACATCCGGGCGACCCCTATGAACTGCTGAAAGCCATGGCCGACCGACTTGACTTCAAACGGCCACCGGCACGGGTGCTGGCCAACATCGTCAGGTCGATCGGTTTCGAGCACCTGCGCCCCATCGCACCGCCGCCACAGGAAGCGCTGCCGCGATGGCGTCGCGTCGTAGAAGGATTCCGTCATAGCAAGACGCGTGACTCCGAAGCCATCCACCATCACTACGACGTGTCGAATGCGTTTTACGAGTGGGTGCTTGGCTCGTCCATGACCTACACGTGTGCCTGCTATCCGCACCCCGAGGCCACGCTGGAAGAAGCGCAGGAGAACAAGTACCGACTGGTGTTCGACAAACTGGCGCTCACGTCCGGGGACCGGCTGCTGGATGTGGGGTGTGGGTGGGGGTCGATGGTCAGGTACGCGGCCCGGCGGGGCGTGCGAGCCATCGGAGTCACCTTGTCAGCAGAGCAGGCCGCCTGGGCGCAAAAGGCCATTGCCGACGAAGGACTCTCGGATTTGGCAGAGGTACGCCACGCCGACTATCGCGATACCACCGAACGAGAGTTCGACGCGGTGTCCTCGATCGGGCTTACCGAACACATCGGCATCGCGAACTACCCTGCCTACTTCCGTTTCCTGCAGTCACGCCTGAAGACAGGTGGCCTGCTGCTCAACCACTGCATCACCCGACCCGACAACCGAACATCGGCCGTCGCCGGGTATTTCATCGACCGCTACGTGTTTCCCGATGGTGAGCTGACGGGCTCGGGCAAGATCATCACCGAGATACAGAACGTCGGCCTGGAGGTGCTGCATGAGGAGAACCTGCGACATCACTATGCGCTGACGCTCAAGGAGTGGTGCGCCAACCTTGTCGAGCACTGGGATGAAGCGGTCGCCGAGGTGGGCGAGGCCACCGCCAAGGTGTGGGGCCTGTACATGGCCGGTTCGCGGCTCGGTTTCGAACGCAATGTCGTGCAGCTGCACCAGGTGCTCGCCACGAAGCTGGACGAGCGCGGCGGCTCCGCGCTGCCGCTACGCCCCTGGTGGCAGCCCTAG
- a CDS encoding FAD-binding oxidoreductase, translating into MPIASGSAHGEGVNRLLRSYRAIPATSTVRLAKPTSNLFRARAKSTAPGLDTSGLTGVLGVDTVGKTADVAGMCTYEDLVAATLPHGLSPLVVPQLKTITLGGAVTGLGIESASFRNGLPHESVLEMDILTGSGEIITASPDHHPDLYRGFPNSYGTLGYSVRLRIELEPVRPFVALRHIRFRSLDELVAVMESIVNSASFQDERVDYVDGVVFSADESYLCLGTQTEVSGPVSDYTGQRIYYRSIQHADGIGNDRLTIHDYLWRWDTDWFWCSRAFGAQNPRIRRLWPRKYRRSSVYWKLIGLDQRYDIADRIERFNGRPVRERVVQDVEVPLSHTGQFLRWFLDEVPIEPVWLCPLRLRDSQGWPLYPIRSEQTYVNVGFWSSVPVGSTEGATNRLIEHKVSELGGHKSLYSESFYPREEFESLYGGEHYRTLKKTYDPDNRLLDLYAKAVRRQ; encoded by the coding sequence GTGCCTATCGCATCGGGATCGGCGCACGGCGAGGGAGTGAACCGGCTACTGCGGAGTTACCGGGCCATTCCCGCGACGTCGACCGTCCGCTTGGCTAAGCCCACGTCAAATCTGTTCCGCGCAAGGGCAAAGTCGACCGCACCGGGCCTTGATACCTCGGGGCTCACCGGTGTCCTCGGCGTGGACACCGTCGGTAAGACGGCCGATGTGGCCGGCATGTGCACCTATGAAGACCTGGTCGCGGCGACCCTTCCACACGGGCTCTCGCCTTTGGTGGTGCCACAACTCAAGACGATCACGCTGGGTGGGGCGGTTACCGGACTCGGCATAGAATCCGCCTCCTTCCGCAACGGACTTCCCCACGAGTCGGTTCTCGAAATGGATATCCTCACCGGCTCAGGCGAAATCATCACCGCGTCGCCGGATCACCATCCGGACCTGTACCGGGGATTTCCCAACTCGTACGGCACACTGGGCTACTCGGTGCGTCTGCGCATCGAACTCGAGCCCGTACGGCCGTTCGTTGCCCTGCGGCACATTCGATTCCGTAGTCTCGATGAGCTGGTAGCCGTCATGGAATCGATCGTGAACTCAGCCTCCTTCCAGGACGAGCGCGTGGACTACGTGGACGGCGTCGTGTTCAGCGCCGACGAGTCCTACCTCTGTCTGGGCACACAGACAGAGGTGTCCGGCCCGGTGAGCGATTACACCGGACAGCGGATCTACTACCGGTCGATCCAGCATGCGGACGGAATCGGCAACGACCGGCTGACCATCCACGACTATCTCTGGCGCTGGGATACCGACTGGTTCTGGTGCTCACGGGCCTTCGGTGCACAGAACCCGCGTATCCGCAGGCTGTGGCCGCGAAAGTATCGGCGCAGCAGCGTGTACTGGAAGTTGATCGGCCTGGACCAGCGCTACGACATCGCCGACCGCATCGAGAGGTTTAACGGTCGCCCGGTCCGGGAACGCGTCGTGCAGGATGTCGAGGTACCGCTGTCACACACCGGGCAGTTCCTGCGATGGTTCCTCGACGAGGTACCGATTGAGCCGGTATGGCTGTGTCCGTTGAGGTTACGCGACAGCCAGGGCTGGCCGCTGTACCCGATACGATCAGAACAGACGTACGTCAACGTCGGCTTTTGGTCATCGGTGCCCGTCGGCTCTACCGAAGGAGCCACCAACCGGCTCATCGAGCACAAGGTCAGCGAACTGGGCGGACACAAGTCGCTGTACTCCGAATCCTTTTATCCACGTGAAGAGTTCGAGTCGCTATACGGCGGCGAGCACTACCGGACCTTGAAGAAGACGTACGACCCCGATAACCGATTGCTGGATCTCTACGCGAAGGCGGTACGGCGACAATGA
- the eno gene encoding phosphopyruvate hydratase, whose product MTGTQISGVHARRVWDSRGRPTVEAELLLADGSIGRAIAPAGASRGSGEATDLRDGGRPFAGYDVTSAVATARDLAEHLVGVDAADQQQVDSALAAADGSAEFAAIGGNTSVAMSMAAAHAAAQAHRIPLWRYLIGDGTPAMPLPEIQVIGGGAHAARRTDVQDFMVVPAAADSIEQGLNWVAEIHRACGAILSERGRLSGVADEGGWWPVVDSNEDALELLVSSIERAGLQPGSQVTIALDIASSEFGSGGRYRLGLDGTELDSDAWSEVLIGWIDKYPIASIEDPLAEDDPAALAAFTQAVGHRVLVVGDDFTVTNADRVRRATEIGACNGLLVKPNQAGTLSAAKAAHDTAHDCGWDTIVSARSGESEDVTIAHLAVGWGAEQLKVGSITRSERTAKWNELLRIDEQLGGASIRLGRLTLG is encoded by the coding sequence ATGACCGGAACACAGATCAGCGGTGTGCACGCGCGACGAGTGTGGGACTCGCGGGGACGGCCGACCGTCGAAGCGGAGCTACTCCTCGCCGATGGCAGCATCGGACGGGCGATTGCCCCCGCCGGCGCCTCACGGGGCAGCGGGGAGGCAACCGATCTGAGGGACGGTGGCCGGCCCTTCGCCGGGTATGACGTGACGTCCGCGGTCGCCACGGCCCGTGACCTGGCGGAGCACCTCGTCGGCGTCGATGCCGCAGACCAGCAGCAGGTCGATTCCGCGCTGGCCGCGGCCGACGGCTCGGCGGAGTTCGCGGCCATCGGCGGCAACACCTCCGTGGCAATGTCGATGGCCGCCGCGCACGCCGCAGCCCAAGCACACCGAATCCCGTTGTGGCGGTATCTGATCGGCGATGGAACGCCCGCGATGCCCCTACCCGAGATCCAGGTGATCGGCGGGGGCGCCCACGCGGCGCGCCGCACCGACGTCCAGGATTTCATGGTCGTACCCGCCGCCGCCGACAGCATCGAGCAGGGGCTCAACTGGGTGGCGGAGATCCATCGTGCCTGCGGGGCAATACTTTCCGAGCGAGGAAGGCTGTCCGGCGTGGCCGACGAGGGCGGTTGGTGGCCGGTGGTGGACTCCAACGAGGATGCGTTGGAGCTGCTGGTCTCCTCCATCGAGCGGGCCGGATTGCAGCCCGGCTCCCAGGTCACGATCGCGCTGGACATCGCGTCGAGTGAGTTCGGTAGCGGCGGCCGTTACCGCCTCGGGCTGGATGGCACCGAACTCGACTCCGATGCATGGTCCGAGGTTCTGATCGGCTGGATCGATAAGTACCCGATCGCCTCCATCGAAGACCCGCTGGCCGAGGACGATCCGGCGGCTCTTGCGGCCTTCACTCAAGCAGTGGGACACCGTGTCCTGGTCGTCGGCGACGATTTCACGGTGACCAACGCCGATCGGGTGCGTCGAGCAACCGAGATCGGCGCGTGCAACGGCTTGCTGGTAAAGCCGAATCAGGCCGGAACACTCAGCGCTGCCAAGGCCGCGCACGATACCGCTCACGACTGCGGATGGGACACCATCGTCTCCGCCCGGTCGGGTGAGAGCGAGGATGTCACCATCGCGCACCTGGCGGTGGGCTGGGGCGCCGAGCAACTCAAGGTCGGCTCGATCACCAGATCCGAGCGGACCGCGAAGTGGAATGAGCTGCTTCGCATCGACGAACAGCTTGGCGGAGCATCGATCCGGCTAGGGCGATTGACCCTGGGTTAG